The following proteins come from a genomic window of Kitasatospora sp. NBC_01246:
- a CDS encoding NADAR family protein, with amino-acid sequence MSSMEKGNPLDTRNRAELVAAVASGAEPKWLMFWGHQPQQDGSVGQGALSQWWPSPFTVDGVTYASAEHWMMAGKARLFGDEAIVPRILAARSPAEAKKLGRQVRGFDEPTWAAGRFELVVTGNVAKFGQDDALRDYLLGTRQRVLVEASPVDRLWGIGLAADDERAARPADWRGENLLGFALMEARTRLAR; translated from the coding sequence ATGAGCAGCATGGAGAAGGGGAACCCCCTCGACACCCGCAACCGGGCCGAGCTGGTGGCGGCCGTCGCCTCCGGCGCCGAGCCGAAGTGGCTGATGTTCTGGGGGCATCAGCCGCAGCAGGACGGTTCGGTCGGGCAGGGGGCGCTGAGCCAGTGGTGGCCGTCCCCCTTCACCGTGGACGGCGTGACGTACGCGAGCGCCGAGCACTGGATGATGGCCGGGAAGGCCCGGCTGTTCGGCGACGAGGCGATCGTGCCGCGGATCCTCGCCGCCCGGAGCCCGGCCGAGGCGAAGAAGCTGGGGCGCCAGGTGCGGGGGTTCGACGAACCCACCTGGGCCGCCGGGCGGTTCGAGCTGGTGGTGACGGGCAATGTCGCCAAGTTCGGGCAGGACGACGCCCTCCGCGACTACCTCCTCGGCACCCGGCAGCGCGTCCTGGTCGAGGCCAGCCCGGTGGACCGGCTCTGGGGCATCGGTCTCGCCGCCGACGACGAACGGGCCGCACGACCGGCCGACTGGCGCGGGGA
- a CDS encoding RNA polymerase sigma factor: MADAGGWPGERLVHAAQRGDVDSIAALVSGAHPHVRRFARTLCASPEDAEDAAQEALIILYRKIGMLRASGALASWMFRIVRNECLRRARVLRRDPVPSGDETVLSAEEEVLRRLEAGRVAAAIAALPADQRRVLVMRDIQGLDGRTVADALGLSGAAMKSRLHRARSAVRCELRAAPETVLGGIGE, encoded by the coding sequence GTGGCTGACGCGGGGGGCTGGCCGGGGGAGCGCCTGGTCCACGCGGCGCAGCGGGGGGACGTCGACTCGATCGCCGCGCTGGTGTCGGGGGCGCACCCGCATGTGCGGCGGTTCGCCCGGACGTTGTGCGCCTCGCCGGAGGATGCCGAGGACGCGGCGCAGGAGGCGCTGATCATCCTGTACCGCAAGATCGGGATGCTGCGGGCCTCCGGTGCGCTGGCGTCGTGGATGTTCCGCATCGTGCGCAACGAGTGCCTGCGCCGGGCGCGGGTACTGCGGCGGGACCCCGTGCCGTCGGGGGACGAGACCGTGCTGTCGGCCGAGGAGGAGGTGCTGCGACGCCTGGAGGCCGGGCGGGTCGCGGCGGCGATCGCCGCGCTCCCGGCAGACCAGCGGCGGGTGCTGGTCATGCGGGACATCCAGGGCCTCGACGGGCGGACGGTCGCCGACGCGCTGGGGCTGAGCGGCGCGGCGATGAAGTCACGACTGCACCGGGCGCGATCGGCCGTCCGCTGCGAGCTGCGGGCCGCGCCCGAGACCGTCCTCGGAGGCATCGGTGAGTGA